In Cyprinus carpio isolate SPL01 unplaced genomic scaffold, ASM1834038v1 S000000001, whole genome shotgun sequence, one genomic interval encodes:
- the LOC109084751 gene encoding uncharacterized protein LOC109084751, giving the protein MVYNIQGAFTAPKLGLGQHTYPVKALQSKYRHLKKLSIPSFKDIVPVLLIGSDHPHLVTPVEPVIFGPPGAPVAVRTRLGWTLEGPTNNLKQYLIEQRCLFTTFGAPPADIYQHVERLWQLDVLPWRSEKASTRSRQDKEALECLDKQTVRVHVNGVHRYATPLLRVKNFPQLCAPKEAVLPQLRNTERRLAKNPEMAQVYNAEIQRLEQAGYVAKLPPGTENTSSSWYIPHHLVEHNGKHRVVFNCSFQYSATDLNKLLLPGPTLGPPLLSVLLRFREHCVAFSSDIRGMFHQVRLLPEDEPLLRFLWRELKRDEQPTVYQWKVLPFGTTCSPCCATYALQKHVTDHTHPADAVRDSVLRHFYVDNCLQSVPTVEDAKPIIDKLQTLLAEGGFELRQWASTHPDTIRHLPAEARSASAEKWIAQGHPGQEESALGLQWDCREDTLSFKCRESVATEEVVTMRSIYKVVASQYDPLGFLVPYTTRAKVVIQHLWDKKRDWDDPALPDHLLAAWREWEDELPHLQSIALPMCYTGRELDNPTCEREIHVFCDASERAYGSVAYLRTENPHGVVQVAFVTARSRVAPKKAAVNPTAGVMRCSDRSTNGSDPQI; this is encoded by the coding sequence ATGGTATACAATATCCAAGGAGCCTTTACCGCACCTAAGCTCGGGCTAGGCCAGCACACGTATCCCGTCAAAGCACTGCAGAGCAAATACAGACATTTGAAGAAGCTTTCTATCCCTTCATTCAAGGACATTGTCCCGGTACTGCTCATTGGCTCAGACCACCCTCACTTGGTGACTCCAGTTGAGCCAGTCATCTTTGGTCCCCCTGGTGCACCGGTTGCTGTCCGCACCCGTCTCGGATGGACGCTGGAAGGTCCGACCAACAATCTAAAGCAGTACCTTATCGAACAACGCTGTCTTTTCACCACCTTCGGGGCTCCTCCAGCTGACATCTACCAGCATGTCGAAAGGCTTTGGCAGCTGGACGTCCTCCCATGGCGCAGCGAAAAGGCCAGTACGAGGTCACGACAGGACAAGGAGGCCCTTGAATGCTTGGATAAACAGACGGTGCGAGTACATGTTAATGGTGTTCACCGCTATGCCACACCTCTTCTCCGCGTGAAGAACTTTCCCCAGCTCTGCGCACCAAAGGAGGCAGTACTTCCTCAGCTCCGGAATACGGAAAGGCGGCTGGCGAAGAACCCTGAGATGGCCCAAGTCTACAACGCAGAGATCCAGAGACTTGAACAGGCTGGTTATGTGGCGAAACTACCCCCTGGCACAGAGAACACCTCAAGTAGCTGGTACATCCCTCACCATCTTGTCGAACACAATGGCAAGCACAGAGTGGTTTTTAATTGCTCTTTCCAGTACAGCGCCACTGACTTGAACAAACTCCTGCTCCCTGGTCCAACCCTTGGTCCACCACTCCTTTCAGTTCTCCTGCGATTCAGAGAACATTGTGTGGCCTTCAGCAGTGACATACGGGGGATGTTTCATCAGGTCAGGCTCCTTCCAGAGGATGAGCCTCTCCTTCGCTTCCTCTGGAGGGAGCTCAAGCGTGATGAACAACCTACAGTCTACCAGTGGAAGGTGCTTCCCTTCGGCACTACCTGTAGCCCCTGCTGTGCTACATATGCCCTACAGAAGCATGTCACTGATCATACTCATCCAGCTGATGCAGTGAGAGACTCTGTGTTAAGACATTTCTACGTGGATAACTGTCTACAAAGCGTGCCTACAGTTGAAGATGCCAAGCCCATCATTGACAAACTGCAGACTCTCCTTGCCGAGGGAGGCTTTGAGCTACGCCAGTGGGCCAGTACACATCCAGACACCATCCGTCACCTCCCTGCTGAGGCAAGATCGGCTAGTGCTGAAAAGTGGATCGCACAGGGTCACCCAGGTCAAGAAGAATCAGCCCTGGGCCTGCAGTGGGACTGTCGAGAGGACACCCTGTCCTTTAAGTGTCGAGAGTCTGTAGCCACTGAAGAAGTTGTCACTATGCGCTCCATCTATAAAGTGGTGGCAAGCCAATACGATCCCCTTGGCTTTCTAGTACCTTACACCACCAGGGCCAAAGTTGTCATCCAACACCTGTGGGACAAAAAGCGAGACTGGGATGACCCTGCTCTGCCAGATCACCTGCTAGCCGCATGGAGAGAGTGGGAGGACGAGTTACCTCACCTACAGAGCATAGCACTTCCAATGTGTTACACTGGCCGTGAGTTAGACAATCCCACCTGTGAGCGCGAGATCCACGTGTTCTGTGATGCCTCGGAGCGAGCCTATGGCTCTGTGGCATACCTCCGAACAGAGAATCCTCATGGAGTCGTCCAAGTAGCTTTCGTCACCGCAAGATCCAGAGTTGCTCCAAAAAAAGCAGCAGTCAATCCCACGGCTGGAGTTATGCGCTGCTCTGACCGGAGCACAAATGGCTCGGATCCTCAAATCTGA